TGCCGATGAATTTTTTGATGACTTAAAAAATGAAAAAATTGCCGATGAAGATTATTGGAATACCTCAGAATGGCAAAATGAATGTTTTCATAGAAATGCTTTTAATATCAATATAAAAAATGTTAAGAGTTTTTTAGAAGATTATGATAATCATATTGAGAAAAATGAATTTTTAGAAGTTTGTCTTAATGCATTGCAAGCGGTTCATGATGATAAACGTATTTGTATGTTTGTCCATATTACAGACTTTGCATTTGATAAAAAATTGCATGATATTGTAAAAACATTAAATGGCGATGAGATTGCCGAATGTTATCAAAAATATCATACTGGATATTGATTAAAGGTTTAAATTTTAATAAATTTAACAGGGGTAAAAATGAGCCAATTTAATCATATTGACATCAATACCATTTGGGATAATTCATTTTTTGAGCAAGGCGAGTATTTGGCGGATAAGGAAATTGAGCGGTTTAGGCAATTTTGTATTTTATTTTATTGGTATTTTTTTAATTTAATATTAAATACGCTAAACGTTAAATTAACACGTTCTTGTCAAGAGAACAGAAATTAGGGTGTAATTACGCACCATTTAACAAACAAACAGCAGTAATGGTGTATTGTATACACCTTGCACCCAAAGGACGATTTTATGAGCGACAAACTTGCAAAATACGGCATTATCAAAACCAATCGCCCCAAAATCCCTGCAACCAAAAAACTGGATTTAACAGGCGAACAAGGGCAACAAATCATCAAATCCGAAACCAAACTTGTGCTTAGGACACATAAAGAAACCTTTAAACGCTTGGCAGATATGTAATGGATATTATTTGTTTTCCATTTGAGCGAGTTATTGAAATTAACACCTATATTCTTTCTACCGAAAAAGGCATGAAAGGACAAGCGGATATTGGCAAATTGCAAGGAGCGTTATCTCGGATTGATAATGCGATTTTGTACGAAGGCTTAAATGATGTTTTTGAAATTGCCAGTAAATATGCCAGTAGTATTGCAATGGCTCATGCCTTATCTGATGCCAATAAGCGTACAGGGTTGGCGGTTGCCTTGGAGTATTTATCGCTTAATGATTATGAAATCACAATAGACCATATTTTAATGGCGGACGCTATGCGTGATTTGGTGATTGGTGAATTATCTGAAAGTGAATTTGCGGATATTTTGTATTATCAATATTTAAAGAGTTGATTTTAATTTAACAAGTTATTTAATATAAAAATTGTATTAAAACGGTATGTCATATGCACCAAGTCATATTGTGGCATTATTCAATAAAGACAGATTTAAAAGTAGGCGTATAGGGGTAAATCAGTCGCCCAAAAGTCAAAACTTTATGACAGGGCAAATATAATTTGCCCCTACGGATTTATCAAAAGTGTGATAAATTAACATTGGGCGAGTAAATCCCCAAAAATACAAATTGGGCAACCGCCCAAACCCAAACAGCAAGCAGTTGCAAGCCAAAAATAAGTTGGAAATTATGAGCATTAACCACATTCACGATTTTGACATTTTAAACGAGCTAAACGCTAAGTTTACAAATCTTGTCGTCCAAGAAACGGCAGACGGCATTCCGACCGTTTGGGTAGATAAAGGGGCGGTGCTTGATGTGCTGATGTTTTTGCGGACACTGCCCAAGCCCTTTGTTATGCTTGTGGATTTATCCGCCATTGATGAAAGACTTCGTAAGCACCGCCACGGCTTACCGCCTAGCGATTTTACGGTGTTTTATCATCTGATGAGTTTGGAGCGAAACTCGGACATTCGCATTAAGGTTGCCCTAGCTGAGGGCGAGCATATCCCGTCTGCGACCAAGATTTATCCCAATGCCAACTGGTATGAGCGTGAAGTGTGGGATATGTTTGGCGTGGTGTTTGACGGACACCCGCACCTGACACGGATTTTGCTCCCCAAATACTGGGAAGGACACCCACTGCGTAAAGAATACCACGCTCGGGCGACCGAATTTACGCCGTATTTTTTGAACACTGCCAAACAAGAGTTTGAACAAGAAAACTTACGTTTTATCCCCGAAGAGTGGGGCATGAAACGCTCGGGGCGTGATGAAGATTTTATGTTCCTAAATATCGGTCCTAACCACCCGTCCGCTCACGGGGCGTTCCGTTTGGTGTTACAGCTTGACGGCGAAGAGATTGTGGACTGTATCCCCGATATTGGCTATCATCATCGTGGGGCGGAAAAAATGGCAGAACGCCAAACGTGGCATTCGTTCATTCCTTATACCGACCGCATTGACTATCTGGGCGGTGTGATGAATGAATTGCCCTATATCATGGCGGTTGAGAAACTCGCTGGCATTACCACCCCTGAGCGTGCCAACGTCATTCGCATTATGATGAGTGAGTTTTTTAGGATTACCAATAACTTGCTTTATTGGGGGACGTTTATCCAAGACGCTGGCGGTATGACCCCTGTGTTTTATATGTTTGCCGACCGTCAAAAGGCGTATGATGTCATTGAAGCGGTAACGGGCTATCGTATGCACCCTGCGTGGTTTAGGATTGGCGGTACGGCTCACGATTTGCCAAATGGTTGGGAGCGATTGGTGCGTGAGTTTTTGGACTGGATGCCAAAACGCCTTGATGAATACTATAAGGCAACGATGACCAACACCGTGCTAAAAGGACGTACACAAAATGTCGCCCAATACAACGCCAAACAAGCCCTAGCGTGGGGCGTAACGGGGGCGGGACTTCGTGCCACGGGCATTGATTTTGATTTGCGTAAAGCGAGACCGTATCTAGGCTATGAGAATTTTGACTTTGAAATTCCTGTGTTTTATAACGGTGATGCGTATGATAGATGTTTGGTAAAAATTGAAGAGATTCGCCAATCACTTCGTATCATTGAGCAATGCCTAAACAATATGCCAAGCGGAGCGTATAAAGCCGAACACCCGCTTGCCGTGCCACCGCCAAAAGGCCGCACCTTACAAGACATTGAAACGCTCATCAACCACTTTGTGTCGGTGTCGTGGGGACCTGTCATGCCAGCAGGGGAGAGTGCCTGTATGGTAGAAGGCGTAAAAGGGCTAAACAGCTATTATGTAACTTCCGACAACTCAACGATGAGCTATCGCACTCGCATTCGTACGCCTACCTTTGCCCATTTGCAACAAATGCCGTCTGTGATTAACGGCTCTTTGGTATCCGATGCGATTATTTATTTGGCAAGTATCGATATTGTTATGGCGGATTGTGATAGGTAGGTTCATATGAGTATTTTTTTGATTGAAAGTGATAAATCAGAATTGTTGAAGCCAATCACCTTTAAAGAAGGAAATATGTTAGAAAAAGACATTCAAAATATCATTAAATCCAACCCTAGCATTTTAGGAGAAGAATTATTGATTGTGGGTGAAGAGTTATCACCTTTTGAAGACAGTAAAAAACGTTTAGATTTATTGGCGTTAGATGAATTTGGAAAATTGGTTGTTATTGAATTAAAAAGAGATAATGACGGTTTTCATATGGATTTACAAGCCATTCGCTATGCGTCTATGGTAAGATTGTTTAGTATTGATAAGATTGTTGAATTTTATGGTAATTTTCACAATTGTAATAATGAGCAAGCAGAAAAAGCAATTGATAATTTCTTGGGCGGAGATTATGCTCAAAAATTAGATTTCGATAATGTTCGCATTATTTTGGTTAATCAAGATTTTTCAAAAGACATTACAAATACAGTATTGTGGCTAAATGAACAAGGGTTGGATATTAAATGTATAAAAATTAACCCTTATAAATTAAATAGTGAGAGTATTTGGGATATTGATACTATCATTCCTGTAAAAGAAGCCCAAGAATA
This Moraxella sp. K1664 DNA region includes the following protein-coding sequences:
- the nuoC gene encoding NADH-quinone oxidoreductase subunit C/D codes for the protein MQAKNKLEIMSINHIHDFDILNELNAKFTNLVVQETADGIPTVWVDKGAVLDVLMFLRTLPKPFVMLVDLSAIDERLRKHRHGLPPSDFTVFYHLMSLERNSDIRIKVALAEGEHIPSATKIYPNANWYEREVWDMFGVVFDGHPHLTRILLPKYWEGHPLRKEYHARATEFTPYFLNTAKQEFEQENLRFIPEEWGMKRSGRDEDFMFLNIGPNHPSAHGAFRLVLQLDGEEIVDCIPDIGYHHRGAEKMAERQTWHSFIPYTDRIDYLGGVMNELPYIMAVEKLAGITTPERANVIRIMMSEFFRITNNLLYWGTFIQDAGGMTPVFYMFADRQKAYDVIEAVTGYRMHPAWFRIGGTAHDLPNGWERLVREFLDWMPKRLDEYYKATMTNTVLKGRTQNVAQYNAKQALAWGVTGAGLRATGIDFDLRKARPYLGYENFDFEIPVFYNGDAYDRCLVKIEEIRQSLRIIEQCLNNMPSGAYKAEHPLAVPPPKGRTLQDIETLINHFVSVSWGPVMPAGESACMVEGVKGLNSYYVTSDNSTMSYRTRIRTPTFAHLQQMPSVINGSLVSDAIIYLASIDIVMADCDR
- a CDS encoding type II toxin-antitoxin system death-on-curing family toxin — translated: MDIICFPFERVIEINTYILSTEKGMKGQADIGKLQGALSRIDNAILYEGLNDVFEIASKYASSIAMAHALSDANKRTGLAVALEYLSLNDYEITIDHILMADAMRDLVIGELSESEFADILYYQYLKS
- a CDS encoding acetyltransferase; protein product: MSDKLAKYGIIKTNRPKIPATKKLDLTGEQGQQIIKSETKLVLRTHKETFKRLADM
- a CDS encoding DUF4303 domain-containing protein, translated to MKVIQDDIYQAVAFYYELAKQNYPNLSSFAIVTDESFETFLIAVNADEFFDDLKNEKIADEDYWNTSEWQNECFHRNAFNINIKNVKSFLEDYDNHIEKNEFLEVCLNALQAVHDDKRICMFVHITDFAFDKKLHDIVKTLNGDEIAECYQKYHTGY